Proteins encoded in a region of the Uloborus diversus isolate 005 chromosome 1, Udiv.v.3.1, whole genome shotgun sequence genome:
- the LOC129230993 gene encoding elongin-C-like, producing MEGTQSLGGYIGPQAEYIKLVSSDGFEFFIKEKYTITSKTIKDMLHVRHVLEEDEENFLKFEAIKPSLMMEVCKYFIYKSYYTLQHFDAIPKFPVNLDALGYLLRVADYLKC from the coding sequence atggaaGGGACACAGTCATTGGGAGGATATATCGGACCTCAAGCAGAATATATTAAACTCGTATCATCTGATGGATTTGAatttttcatcaaagaaaaatatacaataacaTCGAAGACTATAAAAGATATGCTACATGTTCGACACGTTCTTGAGGAAGACGaagaaaatttcctaaaatttgaAGCTATTAAGCCTTCATTGATGATGGAGGTTTGTAAGTACTTCATTTACAAGTCTTATTATACTTTGCAACATTTTGATGCTATTCCTAAATTTCCTGTTAATTTAGATGCTTTAGGATATTTGCTACGAGTTGCAGACTACCTGAAATGCTGA